A window of Zalophus californianus isolate mZalCal1 chromosome 12, mZalCal1.pri.v2, whole genome shotgun sequence genomic DNA:
TTTGGCTGCATATTAAGCTCTATATGCATAGAGATAAATTCTATGAAGCCTGGTAGAGAGTAACTGGGGGACTCTGAGCTACACAGAGATTTTAGAGTTTGCCAATGCTGAGAGTTGTTGGAATTCTGACCAGCAAGAGAGGAGAAACTTGCTGAATATCAAAGCATTTAGCTGAGACCTCAGGAAAACTACATCTTAACTATGGCTACTACAGACTGTGCTAACACAACCTAAACGCAAGCTCCAATAGGATCATGCTGATTCACCAGCAAATTAACtgcctgttttaaaaaaatactcatcactctttaaaggatataaaaattaataatatagttGCTTGTATTACACATCTagcatacaataaaaaattactacacattgaaagaagcaaaaaaatatgACATATGATTTGGAGAATAAGCTATAGAAACATATCCCAAGATGACAGAGATGTTGGCATTAGCAGGAAAGGACTCTGAAACAACTATTATAAAAGTCTTCaataattcaaaggaaaatattagGCATAATGAGCAAATAGATGGGGAATCTCAGTAGAAAAGAACAGGATACTATACAAGAAGAATAAATGGATATTCTAGAATTGAAAcatataatatccaaaataaaattttcacttaaTGGGCTTAATAGCGTATTGGATACTGCAGGAGAAAAAATTGATACTCTGGGCCACAATATCGTGGAGCATGAATCAGTACCGAAATGAATAGGTCAAATAAAGACACTGAATTGACCCCATCAAAACCTAATCTGAGGAATTAGAGCCTCTAAGATCAGTTTTCTCAATCTTGGCACTTTTGGCATCTTGGAccagataattttttgttgtagGGAAATGTCTTATGCATTTTTAGGATGTTTAGTGGCATCTGTGGCTTCTACTCAGTTGTACTCCCTTCACAGTTGCAGAAACTGCAGTGTcctcagacattgccaaatgccccCTGGGAGAAAATTGCCCCCTAACTGAAACTATAGCTCTAAGTGAATGAAAAGAATAGAACACTAGATTTCAGGCTACTCCAAAGATTACTCTTGTTATCTGAACACATAGCACTCTGTTCACACTTATAAACAACTTAAAATCACTGTTGACTTCTGTTTCCCCTGATAGAATACAAATTccaggaagataaaataatatgagTCTTATGTCCTATTGCATATCTAAGCTGGTGTCTCTTGCACTTTGAATGaatcaacaaaatgataaatgaatactGAATTTTAGTTCTGATTTTCTTGGGACTCAGAGTGACTGTACAATACTGAGATAGTTTCCCTTTTATGTATCGCCTTTCAATAAACCCCTGCAtattggggcacgtgggtggctcagttggttaagcacccaactcttgatttcagctcaagtcatgatctcagggtcatgatctcaaggtcgtgagatcgagccccgaagAGGGCTTTGTGCCccgccaggagtctgcttgagattctttccctctgcccctcccccttcagtttATGGCCAATCTTACTATCTGTACCTAAATTCACCTCTCTTCTcctatattatttttaagcaaGTCCCAGACATATTATCACTTCACCCTTAAATAATTGAATACATAGCtctaaaaaactattttaaacaaaaccaaaatactcTTTTCACATCTTAAAAAGTCAACATAATTCCTTAATTTCATTAAACAGCcagtcagtgttcaaatttccagGAGTCTCAGGTGTCAtaagtgacttttatttttccagttcatTTGATTGATTTGGGATTGAAATGAGAGTCATACATAGCAATTggttattctgtttttattttattttaattttttttagggagggcaggggcagggtcagagaagagagaatcttaagcaggctccatgcccagtggggagccctatgaggggctggatctcaccacccagaaatcatgacctgagctaaaatccaGAATTgaacacttaacagactgagccacccaggcaccccagttattctgtttttaaaatctctttcagggcgcctgggtggctcagccggttaagcgactgcctttggctcaggtcatgatcccggagtccccggatcgagtcccacatcgggctccctgctcagcggggagtcagcttctccctctgaccctaccccctcttgtgctctctctctcaaataaataaaatttaaaaaaaatctttaaaaaaaatctctttcaaatGTTAGGTTTTCCtggtctcctcttcctcctttgcccccccttcttcctcccctttctcttcttcctctccctctcccccttcctatTATTCATCAAAGAAATTGGGTTCCTTGTCCTATAGAGGTTTGTTCCAAACTCTGGTTTTTGCTGAAATTTTGAAGATGCAAATCTTATTCAGAGATTtgtgtaaaaaaaatacattcgtGGAATGTCTCACCTACTCCAGATTTGGTTCACATTTAactgaaaaattacatttctatgGTGGGTTATCAAAAGACATCACCAAATTTGTTACTGTGATTTGAGGGATCTCCATCAGGCGGCGTCTGAACTTTTAGATTGTTTACACGCAAAATGTCTATATTCTTGTTATCAAGAAGGACAGAGTTAAATCAAACTGAAGGTCTGTTCTTCCTTTCATGATAGATTTCTAGTTCCACTTAGGAACTGATACGTGATgttttctctctccactcccaCCTTTGTGCCCATGAGcaacatttgtttgtttgatggCAAAAGATTAGCCCTGGAGACTTCTACTGacagaattttatttcatctttatttagtAACTTTATCTCCATAAGACCAATAGcaatatgatttcatttgatACCAATGTCACCTCAAACTTGAACAGACAATATACATGGGTATTTGTAATAACTTTGTGCCCATTCAAGTGCATGACGGATTCTGACTTTTGCTTAAAGTTCATTATGAGCAACATGTCACAATACaagcagaaaaatataataacagaaGCCAATTTTCCTGTCAAGGTCATTTAAACACCAGGCTTCCTCCTCTTGTCTATTGCCTGGAGTAAGATAACCTACCGTGGCTTGAACTGGCAATTGCTTCGGCGTGACGAGTACACAAATGACCAGTGTGTTGATTAATATATCtttagaatatttgtttttagtTAGTATGCCCTGGAGCTGGAATGAACATATGCATTGATTTCCAGAAACAATGAAATTCATAATAAGGTATCTTCTACTTACAAATATGGtttatgttttggtttttaattaacCTAATGAAAGTGTGTAATTTCTTGTGTGAAAGTAATCTGTGGTTTGGCAAAAACATAGCAAAAAGGCAATGTTTTATCTGGTTCAAAATCTTTTTCAGGACAAGTCAACAACTTCATATTCTTAACCCATTGAAATTTAGGATTGTCTTTAATTTTCAGGCTTTTAAATGTGGACTGTTTGGTAACAGAGTAAGTCATGATTCCTTAAAATCATAAACTTGAAGTGTAACAAAAATCTACAAAGACTTacaaacatttttgtttcttccccaATTTTGAATTTGacataatttatgttttatcttGTCTATTTGAGGATGAatactttacaaagaaaaaacatacCCATTACAGTTATAATTTAGTCAATGCTTTGAGTTGTCACCAATTCTAACAAAATTATGATTTCTGACACTGCTAACTACCACTAAGAAAAGAGGCATCTATCAAACAGGGTGCACAGATTCTGGGAATCATAACTCCATTACACCTTTTGGATTCATTTCTTCCACATTCATAAAGGAGCATAGCCCTATAAAAAACTCATAAACCTTCAAACTTCACTAACAAGTAACTCCTTCGATGAGGCCtctaaaaattctttcatttactactggaaaaaaaatgacaccttAGTTCTAATCTTGCACAATAACTTGTTCTCAAACTAAAATTTTGAGTTTGAACAAATTATATCCTTTGGGAAGAGATATTTGGAAATCAGGATTTGCATTGTGTTAAAAGTGGTAGAAATTAACTACTTACATTATTAGTTCTGGACTATATTCTGGTTTCCAAAACTGACCAAAACATAAAGCTTCAGATAAGTAACTTTCTAAAATTGGTCCTTAAAGACCTATGGTCCATCTTTCTCTGTACCAAAAGTTAATTTCAACAGAGAGAGCTGAAGATAAGCCATTTTCCTCTGCAGATAATCTGAATGTTGGCCACTCTTCCTTATTAAACATGAGTAAGTTTGCTGGTAAAAAGAAGGTAGACTGGGATGAGCCAATTTGCTATGCAGACTTTTATGGTACCTGTTTCATGAATGAACATAAACATTTATGTAagcacatacagacacacacatgcaggtTGGAcagttaagggggaaaaaaagcacctTTTAATATTTGTTGGAGGGGGCAGAATTGTAAGGTCTTCTTCCATTGACTATTAGCTAAGTATTCCTCTTCATCAGTTTTTATCGGCCCACCCTCCACTTAATCTCTAAATTCATACTATCTTTAAGGAGATTCTCCTTGCTGTTTAGTAGGCTCTAGCAGCTTTGTCATAAACCAAAATTCGTCGATAATTCGTCTCCTGACAAGTAGTTCTCTTGAGTGCTTATTTTAGAGAATTTCCTTCTGGCTTCTCCTACTTAATCACCACCTCTTCAAGCTACTCAAACCTCTAAGCAGACAGACAACCGTTTCcttttgcctgccttctctggaACTATTGTACCATCCCAAATTAGACCTATACATTCATTCCGGTTTACAGTAACAGAACCCCCCaacgcgcgcgcgctctctcgtatacacacacacacacacacacacacacgcacgcacgcacacgcacacgcgcgcgcgcgcgcgcacacacacacagtctctccctcattcattccacctctccccccaacacacacacacacacacacacacacacacacacacacacacacacacacacaaaccaattCTATCTTTCCATAGAAGACTTTTTTTCAATATTAAGTCAAAGCACACTAGCGTGGGTTAAAAGGTGATGGAATATCACATACAAATACTTCCTCACTGTAACTACTTTATGGTTTAGTAATTTTCCTCAACAATGTTCAACTTGCTTTTCACCACTAAAATCGTGTCACCTTGAAAGTCTGCAAGAATTACATCCTGGAGTTTCGAGAATAAGTTCAAATACTTATTGAGGATAAGTTCACAAAGCAAAGGCCATTTTCTGCCCTTTAAAATGACCCCTGACCTCATTATGTTTACTCAATGAGAACAAATGCTTTCAAGATCCGCCCAAGCCACCTCCAAAAGGTGGTTACCCATCAACTACGACATTTCCAAAAACTCCCTCTGTGGCGTGGGCAGCTGGGAGAGGACGTAGCCAGCGCCTGGGACGGGAGTTTTCAATCGGCGACGATATTCAGGGAGACGCCGCACTTCTGCCAGCTGCGTCGATTCAGAATCCACCCAACTATGGAATTCCAaagtctccctctctttctgagtCAAATCTAACATGGATCTGGTTGCAGCAAAGGATAAGATGGGGTGTTGGGatgttaggaaaagaaaaacgtGGGGATTCGATCTAACGATCGTTGGGCCTGGCCCCAGAAGGCCCAGTGCGCGAGGGCGATGGGACTGCGAGGGGTGTGCGTTCTGCTGTAGGAGTCGGGGGCGGTTAGACCCCACGTCTTCGCGAGGAATCAGTAATTCCCTGTTCTCCGAACCCTCCGCTGCAACTCCGCGCTCCGCGCCTTGGGCTTCCCCAACCCGAAAGGGGCCCCGACTACACTTGGCGTGGATCTCCAACGGGGGCCGCTCACCCCCTCGCCCTCGGTCTTCTCCCGGGCGGTGGCCTCCCTGGCCTTTGGGCTGCTGAGGAGCCCCTCGGGTCGGGGGCTCACGGCGCCCCGCGTCAGTCTTTCCCTGCCTTGATTGCGGATTCTGGTTGCTAAGGAAATCGCCGCCGTGCCCCTGCGGTGCCCCCTGCCCATCTTCGGCCTTCGTCCCGCCTTTGGCTGATGGCGCCACATTTCCCGGAGCGCCGCGAGACGGGCAATAGTGAGGCGGGACAGCAAATTTCAGACTCGTTCCCCGCGCCTCTCTCCTGCATCCGTCGGGGCGCTCCAAGAGTTGGCGACGCTGCTCTGCCCCAGGCGCAGGAAGGAAGTCTCGGGTTCTCTGCAGCCTGCGCCCGCCGTGTGGAACTGCGGTAGATTGTCCGCGGCAGCCAGGCCTGCCGGGAGCGCCAGGCCGAGGGAGGGGCCGAGACGCACCCAGCGGGCTGGCAGGGGTGCGGGGACAGCGGTGGCGAGGCGGGGACCCCTGCGGCCCGCTTTCTCCAGCAACTCTCCCCGGATGTGGTCCCGCTGCTGTGGGATGGCTGCGCTGCGCTGCGAGTTTGTCTGGCAGCTTCTACTGAGCAGCTAATAGTATAACAACCCGGCTTTGATAAATCTGAACTAATTACCCCTCTTAATTAAAGTCTTTAGCAGTTGTTTCACTGTTTTGGCAAGAAAACAGGAGAGACTTGCAGTTAGAAAACACCAGAGCCCGAGCTCACAGCGGAGCTGCTGATTAACACTTGAAGCATTTCAAGGACCTGGCACCCGCCACACTTTGGTTTTCATCCATGTTTCCTCCTTGAATGGAAGTATATTCGtctataaacatatacacacacataaaaacacgGAGGCTCTTTTTGCCAGCTGTGTACAAATCAGTATGTGCCTTCAGGATGCAAACAATAGATACCCTTCTAAATGGTATTGTCCTAAAGCATGTTTGGTGTGAATATTACACACCTCTCCTAGATATGTTGTTTCCATTTAACTGAGCGCTACAAACGTATCAGATGACCCCGGACAAAGACATGTTTCTGTTAGAAAACTCCACATCTGTCTCTGAACTTTGTCAAATTTCATTACTTTACCAAAGTTATAACTGTTTAGAGAGACTGTCGTTTGCTCTTGGTGAGTTTTTCAGATTAAACATTAGGTGATATTAACCCAGGGCTGGGCTTTTAAAGAATATGGAAGGATGAGGTTGTCAGAAGAGTGATCTCTAGCTGAATAATATGAACAGAGCCCTGAAGTTTGTTGATTAAATAAGCATGTTCCAAGTATTTATTTCCAACAGTCAATGAATCAATTTTCACGTGCAGGAATCAAAACCGAAATTCAAATTCATCCATAGTGAACCACCTTTCTctaggtgtatgtgtgtgtatgtgatcaCGAATGTGGAACGTGCCTTTACAGGCACACACATCTATGCgtgtatatataacatacacacaGTGTCTCGTTACCTCAGGGAAAGAGGAAATGATAATAATCGGCAGGCATCTTGAGATAGCAGAATAACACAATGgaaatatatacaataataaaattaaaatggtgCAGCATTCCCGGGTAGGATAATACAGATCTCAATAAATACagcagaattttgttttttaaaaaaacaaaacaaacaccatcTCTCCACCCGAGATGAAgtctttccaaattaaaaaaaaaaaaatcagaaacaaaaccccaaattttCTCATAATTGTTAGTGCCTATATAGGATATAATACACAAAACCATTTAGCAGGTGCATGCAAGAGGCGAAAGGCTGGGAAATGCAGAGGCTTCTGATCAGCTCTAACACACGGGGCCCAATATGCCCTGGGGTCTGCAGACAAGCTTGGATCTGGAGGACCCAGCTCTCTTCCCCCGTTGCCTCAGTAGTGGGGACCCGAAAGGGGCTGGGAAGGGACTTTGGCCTTGATCACTGATGGGCCGGGTGGAGCCCAGGCTGCAGGGGCCCAGGGGGTGGCAGCGGGGGCGGCGGAGGCGGCAAGGTCGCAGGTGGCATCTGCTGAAGAGGGGGCGACGGGTCCATGCCGGGCTCCCCAGCAGACGTGCGGGCCAGCCCCAAACTGCTGTCGTGCAGCTTGCGGACGTGCTTCTTGAGGTCAAAGTTCCTGCAGAAGCCCTTGCCACACGTGGGACAGGTGAAGGGCTTCTTGTCGTTGTGAGTGTGCATGTGGAAGGTGAGGTTGTAAACCTGGTGGAAAGCCTTGTTGCAGATATTGCACTTGAACTGCTTCTCCCCACTGTGGGTCAACTTGTGGTTTTTGTAATTCCCTGAAACAGACAAATGACAGGGACGTGGATCTGAAAAGAGAGCTTGAAAAGAGAGGAGTGGACGATTGGAAAGCAAGTGGAAGAGCTGCGAGAGCTCGGAGAGCAAGTGCAGGACTGCGCTCAGTGCCTGCACTTCTCTCCCCAAGTTTACTTGTAAATACCAACAATGAGGCCGTTCCCTCCACACTTGAAAACACATTTATCAATCCAATTTTGTAAAACTAGAACAAGCAGTTAGGAAATACCCCCTCAGTATATAAaccatgtctttctctaattcttATCAGACGCGCTGGTAGGAGGTTGGAATGTCAACATATGTGCCAGTAACTAGCTGCACTTTAAAAaatcgtttgtttgtttttttctaaaatacctGGAAAAGATTAGAACTTTCAGTAAGACTACCCTGAAAGGCAACACCTCCTGGGTTCTATACCTTTTTGATGAAATCCTTTGCCACAGAATTCACACACAAACGGTTTGTAGCCTGCGTGTATTCGGGTATGTGTGTTTAAAGTGGAACTTCTATTAAATGCTTTGCCACACTGGTTACATTTGTGAGGTTTTTCCTgcgagaaagggaagaaaagtggGAAGTTAGGGTATTTTGTTATTGAGGGGAGTCCTGCAAACTCAAAAACACAGTAATTCTGTCTCTTATGCTTTTAAgcagaacaaaggcaaaaacatGGCATTTCCCCCTGTCCAGCTAGCACATTTCAAACTTACGCTAAAGAGTAAGAGTTTAGCAGCTATTTTTCTACAAACCGTTTGGAAGTAAACCAGGTGAAATTGAGACAGACAAACACACACCTGGGTGTGAATGATCTTGTGCCTGCACAGGGTGCTGGCTTGCCGGAAGCCCTTTCCACACACTTTGCAAACGAAGGGTCTAGCTCCTGTGTGCACTGGCATGTGACGAGTTAAGTTATAGTGTGCGTTAAAGACCTTAAAGTTAAACACAGGGAGAACAGGTTAGCCCAACAAGCACTTTGAAATCAAGCCCagtgcggggaggggggtggtaaGGAAATAACCTTATAGCAAATGCatacaaataataacaaaataaaatgaaatttttaaagtagggaaggaaagagggaggaaggaaggagtaagggaggaagggaggaaggcaggcaggcaggcaggcaggcaggcaggctgggtgggtggaagggagggagaccTCCCTTCTACAGAGTACTTGCCTTTCCACACACTTCGCAAGTGAAAACCTTGGGCTTGGTATTAGGAGAGCCTCGGCTGAAGTCAGAGGTTTTGAATGCGATTTTTTCCGACAGAAGC
This region includes:
- the FEZF1 gene encoding fez family zinc finger protein 1; its protein translation is MDSTCHNATAKMLATAPARGNMMSTSKPLAFSIERIMARTPEPKALPVPHFLQGAVPKGDPKHSLHLNSSIPCMIPFVPVAYDTSSKAGMTGSEPRKASLEAPAAPAAAPAAPAFSCSDLLNCALSLKGDLARDALPLQQYKLVRPRVVNHSSFHAMGALCYLNRGDGPCHPAAGVNIHPVASYFLSSPLHPQPKTYLAERNKLVVPAVEKYPSGVAFKDLSQAQLQHYMKESAQLLSEKIAFKTSDFSRGSPNTKPKVFTCEVCGKVFNAHYNLTRHMPVHTGARPFVCKVCGKGFRQASTLCRHKIIHTQEKPHKCNQCGKAFNRSSTLNTHTRIHAGYKPFVCEFCGKGFHQKGNYKNHKLTHSGEKQFKCNICNKAFHQVYNLTFHMHTHNDKKPFTCPTCGKGFCRNFDLKKHVRKLHDSSLGLARTSAGEPGMDPSPPLQQMPPATLPPPPPPLPPPGPLQPGLHPAHQ